One Citricoccus sp. K5 DNA window includes the following coding sequences:
- a CDS encoding biotin/lipoate A/B protein ligase family protein — protein sequence MNTPLGSSHHGEYKVTGGKLVIADLTVSDGAVATASINGDFFLEPDEALQDINRSLRGLDLNAPHGTIAETVRAAVGPETVMFGFDPAAVATAVRRALGHATTWEDHEWEILAPQPLPITTQVALDQILTEDVAAGRRRPALRLWQWTEPAVVIGSFQSLANEVDPEGVARHGITVARRISGGGAMFMEADNCVTYSLYLPQSLVDGMSFADSYPFLDAWAMDALARTGVEAFYQPLNDIATPEGKIGGAAQKRLASGGLLHHVTMSYDIDADKMTDVLRIGREKIRDKGIRSAKKRVDPLRRQTGLTRPEIWETMMSTFTDRYGATRTHLTEDEISRAETLATAKFTTPAWTARVP from the coding sequence ATGAACACCCCTCTCGGATCCTCCCACCATGGCGAGTACAAAGTCACCGGCGGCAAACTGGTCATCGCGGACCTGACGGTCTCCGACGGGGCCGTCGCCACGGCCAGCATCAACGGGGACTTCTTCCTCGAGCCGGACGAGGCGCTGCAGGACATCAACCGCTCGCTCCGGGGGCTGGACCTCAACGCACCCCACGGGACCATCGCCGAGACGGTGCGCGCCGCCGTCGGGCCCGAGACGGTGATGTTCGGCTTCGATCCGGCCGCCGTGGCCACGGCAGTGCGCCGCGCCCTGGGCCACGCGACCACGTGGGAGGACCATGAGTGGGAGATCCTCGCGCCGCAGCCCCTGCCCATCACCACCCAGGTGGCGCTGGACCAGATCCTCACCGAGGACGTGGCCGCGGGCCGGCGGCGGCCCGCGCTGCGGCTGTGGCAGTGGACGGAGCCGGCGGTCGTCATCGGCTCGTTCCAGTCCCTGGCCAATGAGGTGGATCCGGAGGGCGTCGCGCGGCACGGGATCACGGTCGCGCGCCGCATCTCCGGCGGCGGTGCCATGTTCATGGAGGCGGACAACTGTGTCACCTACTCGCTCTACCTGCCGCAGTCCCTCGTGGATGGGATGAGCTTCGCGGACTCCTACCCGTTCCTCGACGCCTGGGCCATGGACGCCCTCGCCAGGACCGGCGTGGAGGCGTTCTATCAGCCGCTGAACGACATCGCCACGCCGGAGGGCAAGATCGGTGGCGCGGCGCAGAAGCGGCTGGCCAGCGGGGGACTGCTGCACCACGTCACCATGAGCTATGACATCGACGCGGACAAGATGACCGACGTCCTGCGCATCGGCCGGGAGAAGATCCGGGACAAGGGCATCCGCTCCGCCAAGAAGCGGGTCGACCCGTTGCGGCGACAGACCGGCCTGACGCGCCCAGAGATCTGGGAGACCATGATGTCCACGTTCACGGACCGCTATGGGGCCACCCGGACGCACCTCACCGAGGACGAGATCTCCCGCGCAGAGACCTTGGCCACCGCGAAGTTCACGACGCCGGCCTGGACGGCCCGGGTGCCGTAG
- the pepN gene encoding aminopeptidase N has protein sequence MVTDNTLDAPVADALPTFLDRTNLTRDEAFARSHQVITREYDVHIDLSTALDPSASGYRSTTTLTFSCVNPGTWTFLDFINDGVESVVLNGRTLDPTRVAGRARILLEDLAAENEVTVIGTALYSTSGEGLHRFVDPADGQTYLYTQYEPADARRVFANFEQPDLKARFTFHLTGPGHWVLASNQPETSRQSVVGAADSVAGGAAVGVAPARNLVTVDFAPTPPLSTYLTTLLAGPYATWADRWAGHPASGAPEVPLALYCRSSMAASLDAERLFATTRAGLDFFHDLFGAPYLWGKYGQAFVPEYNLGAMENPGLVTFTEDYVFTSQATAAQYEARATTILHEMAHMWFGDLVTMRWWDDLWLKESFADYMGTLAVAEATEFTGAWTTFANRRKGWAYVQDQYPTTHPIVADITDLEAARQNFDGITYAKGASVLKQLVAFVGRDAFMAASRLYFARHAWGNASLADFVDALAETSGRDLKEWVDTWLHTRGVPELSAEDGHLHHRGTDPVTGAEVLRPHVLKVGRYSPDDVGRLVRTGSVDVEVRSGPAGTSTRVVLPASGDSEAVQLILPNDEDLTYAKIKLDEASLHAVLRYPVENDLACATVWAALWNMTRDAILPAAQFVDAVCRLSGLMADAGLYGRVLEQALSAVSRYVPLPDRPAVRSRLGAALADALQTTGAGSDRQRSAVRTLARLVRGARDEGTAAAEEHLVAVLQALVASGPEAARDRAVVAPGLDVDAEVRWAAWQGLTALGLAAQDDLDAALQADVTAANAVRHRMASAAIPEAPVRQAAWEAVMTGRAADGQTLSNDHLSATAAGFTASRPDLAAPFTGRFWPELEAIWSSRSNGLASRTIIGLFPSAQDALPGAPDDQWRHPVVLAANDWLQAHPDSPRALRRLVIEKTDDVLRALRAQAASRP, from the coding sequence ATGGTGACCGACAACACGCTGGACGCGCCCGTGGCCGACGCGCTCCCGACGTTCCTGGACCGCACGAACCTGACCCGGGACGAGGCGTTCGCCCGGTCCCATCAGGTCATCACCCGCGAGTACGACGTCCACATCGATCTGTCCACGGCCCTGGACCCCTCCGCCTCCGGCTACCGCTCGACGACGACCCTCACCTTCTCCTGTGTGAATCCGGGAACGTGGACGTTTCTCGATTTCATCAACGACGGCGTGGAGTCGGTGGTCCTCAACGGCCGGACCCTGGATCCCACACGGGTGGCGGGCCGTGCGCGCATCCTGCTGGAGGACCTGGCCGCAGAGAACGAGGTCACCGTCATCGGCACGGCCCTCTACTCGACCTCGGGCGAGGGCCTGCACCGCTTCGTGGATCCCGCGGACGGGCAGACCTACCTGTACACCCAATACGAGCCGGCCGATGCCCGCCGGGTGTTCGCGAACTTCGAGCAACCCGACCTGAAGGCACGGTTCACCTTCCACCTGACCGGCCCCGGACACTGGGTGCTGGCCTCGAACCAACCCGAGACCTCGCGACAGTCGGTCGTCGGGGCGGCAGACAGCGTCGCAGGCGGGGCCGCAGTCGGTGTGGCACCCGCCCGCAACCTGGTGACCGTCGACTTTGCGCCCACTCCCCCGCTGTCGACTTATCTCACCACGCTGCTGGCCGGACCGTACGCCACGTGGGCGGACCGCTGGGCCGGCCATCCGGCGTCGGGCGCCCCGGAGGTGCCCCTGGCGCTGTACTGCCGATCCTCGATGGCCGCCTCCCTGGACGCCGAACGGCTGTTCGCCACCACCCGGGCTGGACTCGACTTCTTCCACGACCTCTTCGGGGCCCCGTACCTGTGGGGCAAGTACGGGCAGGCCTTCGTGCCGGAGTACAACCTCGGGGCCATGGAGAACCCGGGGCTGGTGACCTTCACCGAGGACTACGTGTTCACCTCACAGGCCACCGCGGCGCAGTACGAGGCCCGGGCCACCACGATCTTGCACGAGATGGCCCACATGTGGTTCGGCGACCTCGTGACCATGCGCTGGTGGGACGACCTGTGGCTGAAGGAGTCGTTCGCGGACTACATGGGCACCCTCGCCGTCGCCGAGGCCACGGAATTCACCGGGGCCTGGACCACCTTCGCGAACCGGCGCAAGGGGTGGGCTTACGTCCAGGACCAGTACCCGACCACCCACCCGATCGTGGCGGATATCACCGACCTCGAGGCCGCCCGGCAGAACTTCGATGGCATCACCTACGCCAAGGGCGCCTCCGTGCTCAAGCAGTTGGTGGCCTTCGTGGGCCGGGACGCCTTCATGGCGGCCTCCCGCCTGTACTTTGCCCGGCATGCCTGGGGCAACGCCTCCCTCGCCGACTTCGTGGACGCCCTCGCGGAGACCTCCGGGCGGGACCTGAAGGAATGGGTGGACACCTGGCTTCACACCCGCGGGGTGCCGGAGCTGAGCGCGGAGGACGGACACCTCCACCACCGGGGCACCGACCCCGTGACCGGCGCGGAGGTGCTGCGCCCTCACGTGCTGAAGGTCGGTCGGTACTCCCCCGACGACGTGGGGCGGCTCGTCCGCACGGGCTCGGTGGACGTGGAGGTGCGGTCCGGTCCGGCCGGCACCAGCACGCGTGTGGTGCTGCCGGCCTCCGGCGATTCGGAGGCGGTGCAGCTCATCCTCCCCAACGACGAAGATCTCACGTACGCCAAGATCAAGCTCGACGAAGCCTCGCTGCACGCGGTGCTCCGCTATCCCGTCGAGAATGACCTGGCCTGCGCCACCGTGTGGGCCGCGCTGTGGAACATGACCCGGGATGCCATCCTGCCCGCCGCCCAGTTCGTGGACGCGGTGTGCCGGCTCTCGGGACTGATGGCCGACGCCGGCCTGTACGGCCGGGTGCTCGAGCAGGCCTTGAGTGCCGTGTCCCGGTACGTCCCGCTGCCGGACCGGCCCGCCGTCCGCTCCCGCCTGGGGGCCGCGCTGGCCGACGCCCTGCAGACGACGGGTGCCGGCAGCGATCGGCAGCGATCCGCCGTCCGGACCCTGGCCCGGCTGGTCCGCGGTGCTCGTGACGAGGGAACCGCCGCAGCCGAGGAGCACCTCGTGGCGGTCCTGCAAGCCCTCGTGGCCTCCGGGCCAGAGGCGGCGCGGGACCGTGCCGTGGTGGCGCCGGGACTAGACGTGGACGCGGAGGTCCGCTGGGCGGCCTGGCAGGGGCTGACCGCCCTCGGGCTGGCAGCGCAGGACGACCTTGACGCGGCGCTCCAAGCCGACGTCACCGCGGCCAACGCCGTCCGGCATCGAATGGCGTCCGCGGCGATTCCCGAGGCGCCCGTGCGCCAGGCTGCCTGGGAGGCCGTGATGACCGGCCGCGCGGCGGACGGGCAGACGTTGTCCAACGACCACCTTTCGGCCACGGCAGCCGGTTTCACCGCGTCCCGCCCCGACCTGGCGGCACCGTTCACGGGACGGTTCTGGCCGGAGCTGGAGGCCATCTGGTCCAGCCGGTCCAACGGTCTGGCCTCCCGGACCATCATCGGGCTGTTCCCCTCGGCGCAGGACGCCCTCCCGGGCGCGCCCGACGACCAATGGCGCCACCCCGTGGTGCTGGCGGCGAACGACTGGCTGCAGGCCCATCCGGACTCCCCGCGGGCCCTGCGCCGGCTCGTGATCGAGAAGACGGACGACGTGCTGCGGGCGCTGCGGGCGCAGGCGGCGAGTCGGCCCTGA